In Gossypium raimondii isolate GPD5lz chromosome 12, ASM2569854v1, whole genome shotgun sequence, a single window of DNA contains:
- the LOC105764407 gene encoding uncharacterized protein LOC105764407 isoform X2 — protein sequence MMNQHDISFQSAAIDSSSEMIPMGGYFAPPPMNFSGNSSIFTTSPALIEPGNSSGSSLIDSVAGFTHDTGLAVEWSVDEQYVLKEGLEKYKKEPNIMKYIKIAATLPDKTVRDVALRSRWMQDKLVESSSKMNMPSDLPQNTAPYPLTMHPLDQNGRIPSEGIFGTTMHLLKQNSQVLSQITSNLSAYRLQDNVDLFCHAKNNITAMLKDMRDMPGLMSHMLPLPVSVSEDLANSMLCSATQATILGINLKQEPRC from the exons ATGATGAATCAACACGACATATCTTTCCAATCAGCTGCTATTGACAGTAGTTCCGAGATGATTCCGATGGGTGGTTACTTTGCACCTCCCCCCATGAATTTCTCTGGGAATTCCAGTATTTTTACTACCTCCCCTGCTTTAATCGAACCTGGGAACTCTTCTGGCTCTTCCCTTATTGACTCAGTCGCAGGGTTCACACATGATACAGGGTTGGCTGTCGAATGGTCCGTTGACGAGCAGTACGTATTGAAGGAGGGCCTTGAAAA atataaaaaggAACCAAATATTATGAAGTACATAAAGATTGCGGCTACATTGCCTGATAAAACTGTACGTGATGTTGCATTGAGGAGTAGGTGGATGCAA GATAAGCTGGTGGAATCATCTTCAAAGATGAATATGCCTTCAGATTTGCCACAAAACACGGCTCCATATCCTCTCACAATGCACCCTCTAGACCAGAATGGGAGAATACCTTCTGAAg GAATATTTGGTACAACTATGCATCTTCTGAAGCAAAATTCTCAAGTACTTAGCCAAATCACATCCAACCTTTCTGCATACAGG TTACAGGATAACGTTGATCTCTTTTGTCATGCAAAGAACAATATTACCGCCATGCTAAAAGA CATGAGAGATATGCCGGGTTTAATGAGCCATATGCTGCCATTGCCTGTGTCTGTTAGTGAGGATTTAGCAAATAGCATGTTGTGTAGTGCAACTCAG GCAACGATTCTCGGGATCAATCTCAAGCAGGAGCCAAGGTGCTGA
- the LOC105764407 gene encoding uncharacterized protein LOC105764407 isoform X1, translated as MMNQHDISFQSAAIDSSSEMIPMGGYFAPPPMNFSGNSSIFTTSPALIEPGNSSGSSLIDSVAGFTHDTGLAVEWSVDEQYVLKEGLEKYKKEPNIMKYIKIAATLPDKTVRDVALRSRWMQRKRRKPEELNAGKRVNNRKDKLVESSSKMNMPSDLPQNTAPYPLTMHPLDQNGRIPSEGIFGTTMHLLKQNSQVLSQITSNLSAYRLQDNVDLFCHAKNNITAMLKDMRDMPGLMSHMLPLPVSVSEDLANSMLCSATQATILGINLKQEPRC; from the exons ATGATGAATCAACACGACATATCTTTCCAATCAGCTGCTATTGACAGTAGTTCCGAGATGATTCCGATGGGTGGTTACTTTGCACCTCCCCCCATGAATTTCTCTGGGAATTCCAGTATTTTTACTACCTCCCCTGCTTTAATCGAACCTGGGAACTCTTCTGGCTCTTCCCTTATTGACTCAGTCGCAGGGTTCACACATGATACAGGGTTGGCTGTCGAATGGTCCGTTGACGAGCAGTACGTATTGAAGGAGGGCCTTGAAAA atataaaaaggAACCAAATATTATGAAGTACATAAAGATTGCGGCTACATTGCCTGATAAAACTGTACGTGATGTTGCATTGAGGAGTAGGTGGATGCAA AGAAAGCGAAGGAAACCTGAAGAACTTAATGCGGGTAAAAGGGTTAACAATAGGAAG GATAAGCTGGTGGAATCATCTTCAAAGATGAATATGCCTTCAGATTTGCCACAAAACACGGCTCCATATCCTCTCACAATGCACCCTCTAGACCAGAATGGGAGAATACCTTCTGAAg GAATATTTGGTACAACTATGCATCTTCTGAAGCAAAATTCTCAAGTACTTAGCCAAATCACATCCAACCTTTCTGCATACAGG TTACAGGATAACGTTGATCTCTTTTGTCATGCAAAGAACAATATTACCGCCATGCTAAAAGA CATGAGAGATATGCCGGGTTTAATGAGCCATATGCTGCCATTGCCTGTGTCTGTTAGTGAGGATTTAGCAAATAGCATGTTGTGTAGTGCAACTCAG GCAACGATTCTCGGGATCAATCTCAAGCAGGAGCCAAGGTGCTGA